The following proteins are co-located in the Chloroflexi bacterium ADurb.Bin180 genome:
- the soj gene encoding Sporulation initiation inhibitor protein Soj: MSRVYAVANQKGGVGKTTTVVNLGAFLAAADRRVLLLDIDPQANATSSLGIDKNSLPLSIYDAIVADTSLNDVLMLTRRVGLDLIPSSPALAGAEIELVNAPSREFRLKRALAPIRDRYDFVLIDCPPSLGLLTVNALAAADQVIIPVQCEYLPMEGLAQLLRTIDLLRANVNPGLTIRGLLMTMFDSRTSLAQQVVDEVRGHFSDRAFATVVPRSVRLSEAPSYGEPIVDYAPHSAGGLAYEALAKEILSDG; this comes from the coding sequence GTGAGCAGAGTCTACGCTGTTGCCAACCAGAAAGGCGGAGTCGGCAAGACCACCACAGTGGTCAACCTTGGCGCCTTTCTCGCTGCCGCGGACCGCCGCGTGCTGCTGCTGGACATCGATCCGCAGGCCAACGCCACCAGCAGCCTCGGCATAGACAAGAACTCGCTGCCCCTGTCGATTTATGACGCCATTGTGGCCGATACCAGTCTGAACGACGTGCTGATGTTGACCCGTCGCGTGGGACTGGATCTGATTCCGTCCAGCCCCGCGCTGGCCGGCGCCGAGATCGAGCTGGTCAACGCGCCATCGCGCGAGTTTCGCCTCAAGCGCGCCCTGGCGCCTATCCGCGACCGGTACGACTTTGTGCTGATCGACTGCCCGCCCAGTCTGGGCCTGCTGACGGTGAACGCGCTGGCGGCAGCGGACCAGGTGATCATCCCCGTGCAGTGCGAGTACTTGCCCATGGAAGGCCTGGCCCAGCTCCTGCGCACCATCGACTTGCTGCGGGCGAACGTCAACCCTGGTCTGACCATTCGCGGCTTACTGATGACCATGTTCGATTCGCGTACGAGCCTGGCTCAGCAGGTAGTGGACGAGGTGCGCGGGCACTTTAGCGACCGCGCCTTTGCTACCGTGGTGCCGCGCAGCGTGCGCTTGAGCGAGGCTCCGAGCTACGGCGAACCGATCGTGGACTATGCGCCCCATTCGGCAGGGGGTCTGGCCTACGAGGCACTGGCGAAGGAGATCCTGAGCGACGGCTAG
- a CDS encoding ribokinase: MPARPDLVAVGHVTRDLLPDGTYTIGGTATYASLAALRLGASVAVLTSAPEDLDLGAALPGVAVHCVASPQATTFENIYLDHRRRQYLHGTALPLHPGDLPPAWRRAPVVLLCPLAGELGLDWMGTFRYSIVGVTPQGWMRKWDDTGLISHQQWREAGQILPQTDVLVFSKEDVGGDQQLIEQYARLVRIAAVTEGPLGVTVYWKGQPRRFPAYRPVAEVDPTGAGDVFAAAFMLRFNETNDPYLAAPFANSAASFAIEGPGTTTLATRSQVEERMARGELISGQAW, encoded by the coding sequence ATGCCGGCACGCCCTGATCTGGTGGCGGTCGGTCATGTTACCAGAGACCTGTTGCCGGATGGGACCTACACCATCGGGGGCACGGCCACTTATGCTTCGCTGGCTGCCCTTCGGCTGGGGGCCTCGGTAGCGGTGTTGACGAGCGCGCCTGAGGATCTGGATCTCGGCGCGGCGCTGCCGGGTGTGGCGGTGCACTGCGTGGCCTCGCCGCAAGCCACGACCTTTGAGAATATCTACCTGGACCATCGCCGCCGGCAGTACCTGCACGGCACGGCTTTGCCGCTCCATCCTGGCGACCTGCCCCCGGCCTGGCGGCGGGCGCCCGTCGTTCTGCTCTGCCCGCTCGCGGGCGAGCTGGGACTCGATTGGATGGGCACGTTCCGGTACTCTATCGTCGGCGTAACGCCCCAGGGCTGGATGAGGAAATGGGACGATACTGGCCTGATCTCGCATCAGCAGTGGCGCGAGGCGGGGCAGATCTTGCCGCAGACCGACGTGCTGGTGTTCAGCAAAGAAGACGTTGGCGGCGATCAGCAGCTCATTGAACAGTACGCTCGCCTGGTTCGGATCGCCGCGGTCACTGAGGGACCTCTGGGCGTGACCGTGTACTGGAAGGGGCAGCCGCGACGCTTTCCGGCTTACCGCCCGGTAGCTGAGGTCGACCCAACGGGAGCCGGAGACGTCTTTGCCGCGGCCTTTATGCTGCGGTTCAACGAAACCAATGATCCCTATCTGGCCGCACCTTTCGCCAACAGTGCTGCGTCTTTTGCCATAGAGGGTCCTGGTACGACCACCCTCGCCACCCGCAGCCAGGTGGAAGAGCGAATGGCGCGGGGAGAGCTGATCTCGGGCCAGGCATGGTGA
- a CDS encoding R3H domain protein: MGEKSARGNAVEARGRTVDEAVARALTELGLERDAVEVEVIRPGSRGLLGLLSEEAVVKVTPKAALPRTVAAPTWKKPVTAELPAPADEFDDSDEPDEQEEDEGEQAEAPVVRSDNELAQRSVESLQGLLDHMGIKARVTLEPVDDASPDTIGLNITGSDMGMLIGRQGETLRDLQFMTALMVSRHSQPWPSLMVDVEHYRARRRKALTDLARRMAERVRTTGQPVSLEPMPADERRIVHIALKDDPDVYTESTGVEDKRRVVILPRQ, translated from the coding sequence ATGGGCGAAAAAAGCGCTAGAGGCAATGCGGTCGAGGCTCGAGGCCGCACCGTTGATGAAGCAGTGGCCAGGGCACTCACTGAACTTGGCCTGGAGCGAGATGCCGTCGAAGTAGAAGTGATCCGGCCCGGCAGCCGGGGCCTGCTTGGCCTGCTCAGTGAAGAAGCGGTGGTCAAGGTGACCCCGAAGGCTGCGCTGCCACGCACCGTCGCGGCGCCGACATGGAAGAAACCGGTGACTGCCGAGCTGCCCGCTCCAGCCGACGAATTTGACGACTCGGATGAGCCCGATGAGCAAGAGGAAGACGAGGGCGAGCAGGCCGAGGCGCCGGTTGTTCGGTCGGACAACGAACTGGCGCAGCGCAGCGTCGAGTCTCTCCAGGGCCTGCTGGACCATATGGGTATCAAGGCGCGTGTCACGCTAGAGCCGGTGGACGATGCCTCGCCGGACACGATCGGGCTCAACATCACTGGCAGCGATATGGGCATGTTGATCGGGCGGCAGGGTGAGACGCTGCGCGACCTGCAGTTTATGACCGCCCTGATGGTCAGCCGCCACAGCCAGCCCTGGCCGAGCCTGATGGTTGACGTCGAACACTACCGGGCTCGCCGCCGCAAGGCCCTCACCGACCTGGCCAGACGTATGGCTGAGCGGGTGCGGACCACAGGGCAGCCGGTTTCGCTCGAACCTATGCCGGCTGACGAGCGCCGTATCGTGCACATTGCCCTGAAGGACGACCCGGACGTCTACACGGAGAGTACCGGAGTAGAAGACAAGCGGCGTGTCGTCATCTTGCCGAGGCAATAG
- the misCA gene encoding Membrane protein insertase MisCA precursor: MWNTLIFQPLLNLLLFLYSILGRNFGLAVIVFTVLVRLLTLPFTQMQAKSAKASQAMQPKLKELEAKYPDPKDRDKMAQEQMKLYKEYGVNPLGCLVPLLIQMPIWFGLYQAIGTALPQNPLQLVNLAKHIYPSFGFLSSVIPSSLIPLNPRFLWLDLGKPDPWFIIPILTAVTMWAQQKMMSPAVSDPQQQAMSQSLELTMPFMFAWITYSAASGLGLYFVATNLVGIAQQYFTSGWGALANVFRRGAGSDTAAPAKGKGYGRKKR; the protein is encoded by the coding sequence GTGTGGAATACCCTGATCTTCCAACCGCTGCTTAATCTGCTGCTCTTCTTGTACTCGATACTCGGCCGCAACTTTGGTCTGGCGGTGATCGTTTTCACCGTTCTGGTGCGGCTGCTGACCCTGCCCTTTACTCAGATGCAGGCCAAGTCCGCCAAGGCCAGTCAGGCGATGCAGCCGAAACTGAAGGAACTCGAGGCCAAGTACCCCGACCCCAAAGATCGTGACAAGATGGCCCAGGAACAGATGAAGCTCTACAAGGAGTACGGCGTGAACCCGCTGGGCTGCCTCGTGCCGCTGCTCATTCAGATGCCCATCTGGTTCGGTCTGTACCAGGCCATCGGCACCGCACTGCCGCAGAACCCCTTGCAGCTGGTCAACCTGGCCAAGCACATCTATCCCAGCTTTGGTTTTCTCAGCAGTGTCATTCCATCCAGTCTCATTCCGCTGAATCCGCGCTTTCTGTGGCTGGATCTGGGCAAGCCCGACCCCTGGTTCATCATCCCGATCCTGACTGCGGTCACGATGTGGGCGCAGCAAAAGATGATGTCACCCGCTGTGTCTGACCCGCAGCAGCAGGCGATGAGTCAGAGCCTGGAACTCACCATGCCTTTCATGTTCGCCTGGATCACTTACAGCGCTGCCTCGGGTCTGGGCCTGTACTTTGTGGCTACCAACCTGGTGGGCATCGCTCAGCAGTATTTCACCAGCGGCTGGGGTGCGCTGGCCAATGTCTTCCGCCGTGGAGCCGGCTCAGACACCGCTGCTCCTGCAAAGGGTAAGGGCTATGGGCGAAAAAAGCGCTAG
- the afsK gene encoding Serine/threonine-protein kinase AfsK, whose product MKRRNLILALTLGLAAVLATSCASAAAAHPSWPSMAVADGILYVGSPTGRVFALQAASGAEVWRFPAATERNGKGAFLAEPLLVGSSLNIGSFDHYIYVLDANTGSQQRTMATKGPVAADAVTVDGILYVGSQDKSLYAYEAATGRKEWEFATDNWIWGKAAVGDGRVYVGSLDHKVYCVNTTGGKLWEFGTDGGIPGGVTLSGDTVFFGSMDNKVYAVDAATGAPRWTFATGHWVWGRPLVVESTVYVGSLDSTVYALDAATGASRWRFDADGMVRATPAYADGVVYAATETGSLVALEAATGRQKWTIKPGTSILTSPVVSGDTVFVATLDGTVHALDAATGVTRWSANPSTRK is encoded by the coding sequence TTGAAAAGGCGCAATCTCATCCTTGCCCTGACGCTCGGACTCGCGGCGGTTCTGGCCACGAGCTGCGCGTCGGCTGCTGCTGCTCATCCGTCCTGGCCGAGCATGGCCGTGGCGGATGGCATTCTCTACGTTGGGTCCCCCACAGGCCGCGTGTTTGCGCTCCAGGCGGCCTCTGGTGCCGAGGTGTGGCGTTTTCCTGCGGCGACAGAAAGAAACGGCAAAGGCGCCTTCCTGGCCGAGCCGCTGCTGGTGGGCAGCTCACTCAACATCGGCTCCTTTGACCACTACATCTATGTCCTCGATGCTAACACTGGCTCACAGCAGCGCACCATGGCCACCAAGGGCCCGGTGGCGGCCGACGCGGTCACCGTCGACGGCATCCTCTATGTGGGGTCCCAGGACAAGTCCCTTTACGCTTATGAGGCTGCGACTGGCCGTAAGGAGTGGGAATTCGCCACTGACAACTGGATCTGGGGCAAGGCGGCGGTGGGCGATGGCAGAGTGTACGTTGGCTCGCTGGACCACAAGGTCTATTGTGTGAACACAACCGGCGGCAAGCTCTGGGAGTTCGGGACCGATGGTGGAATACCTGGCGGCGTCACCCTGAGCGGCGACACCGTCTTTTTTGGTTCTATGGACAACAAGGTCTATGCCGTGGATGCGGCTACCGGCGCACCCAGGTGGACTTTTGCTACCGGCCACTGGGTCTGGGGCAGACCGCTCGTAGTAGAGTCCACGGTCTATGTGGGCTCGCTCGATTCCACGGTGTATGCACTCGACGCTGCTACCGGGGCGTCGCGGTGGCGCTTTGACGCTGACGGTATGGTGCGCGCGACACCGGCCTATGCCGATGGCGTGGTGTACGCTGCCACAGAGACTGGTTCACTCGTCGCCCTCGAGGCGGCGACTGGCCGGCAAAAGTGGACTATAAAGCCCGGCACCTCCATCCTCACTTCACCGGTGGTGAGCGGCGATACGGTTTTTGTCGCCACGCTGGACGGCACGGTACACGCTCTCGATGCAGCCACTGGCGTTACGCGCTGGAGTGCCAATCCCAGCACAAGGAAATAG
- the rnpA gene encoding Ribonuclease P protein component has translation MKKQFRLARNEDFQRIRREGRSWSVPLLVIQTRRSGLAYSRLGLVVSKRLGTAVTRNRVRRRLREAARGRWPSIKPGWDIVLIARTPAAGADFWQLGDALNTLLGRAGLLSAEHTPHITEHC, from the coding sequence ATGAAGAAGCAATTTCGCCTGGCTCGCAACGAGGACTTTCAGCGTATTCGCCGCGAGGGGCGATCGTGGTCTGTGCCTCTGCTGGTGATTCAGACCCGGCGCTCGGGCCTGGCGTACAGCAGGCTCGGCCTGGTGGTGAGCAAGCGTCTGGGCACGGCGGTTACGCGCAACCGTGTGCGGCGTCGGCTGCGCGAAGCTGCGCGTGGCCGTTGGCCGAGCATCAAGCCAGGCTGGGATATCGTGCTGATCGCGCGGACCCCGGCCGCCGGAGCCGATTTCTGGCAGCTCGGCGACGCCCTGAACACGCTGCTCGGACGAGCCGGCCTGCTCAGCGCCGAACACACCCCGCACATTACAGAGCACTGCTGA
- a CDS encoding Tetratricopeptide repeat protein produces the protein MSTESNVTKYQIKEELRKQWQAEAVQLALSGRWDDAVQANQHILEIFPDDIPSRNRMGKAYQELGRLEDALAAYEQSLQKQPSNNIARKRLAELYALLNREPAIPLGESMPAVEISDEEEDAADFEEFLEEEEGDSSSDDAD, from the coding sequence ATGAGCACCGAATCGAACGTGACCAAGTACCAGATCAAGGAAGAACTCCGCAAGCAGTGGCAGGCGGAGGCAGTGCAACTGGCCCTGTCCGGCCGCTGGGACGACGCCGTGCAGGCCAATCAGCACATCCTGGAGATCTTTCCCGACGATATCCCTTCCCGTAACCGCATGGGCAAGGCCTATCAGGAGCTAGGCCGCCTGGAGGATGCCCTGGCCGCCTATGAACAGAGCTTGCAGAAGCAGCCCTCCAACAACATCGCCCGCAAGCGCCTGGCCGAGCTCTATGCCCTTCTCAACCGCGAGCCCGCCATCCCACTGGGAGAAAGCATGCCGGCCGTCGAGATCTCAGACGAGGAGGAGGATGCGGCGGACTTTGAGGAGTTCCTGGAGGAAGAGGAGGGCGATTCCAGCAGCGACGACGCCGACTAG
- the gyrB gene encoding DNA gyrase subunit B produces MSPDVNPTYTAQDIQVLEGLEAVRRRPGMYVGSTDVRGLHHLVFEVVDNSIDEALAGYCDHITITIHADHTVTVEDNGRGIPVEIHKQTGKSALEVVHTVLHAGGKFGGGIYKVASGLHGVGVSAVNALSKWLEVRVKRDGHLYFQRYEHGVPVSPVKELGKAEGSGTTTTFLPDEDIMKTLDYHYETLAQRFREMAFLTRGLTITLNDQRDGVENSYYFEGGLTSFVRYLNRNRKVLHPTFHIEKQINGTMVDVALQYTDGYAESTYAFANNINTVDGGTHLTGFRSALTRTLNDQARRSGQLKENEANLSGEDVREGLTAIVSVKLTDPQFESQTKGKLGNAEVKNQVESVVTEGLAAWLEEHPRDAKAVVEKVLTASRAREAARHARDLVIRKSSLETLTLPGKLADCSDTDPARCELYIVEGDSAGGSAKQGRDRRFQAVLPLRGKIMNVEKSRLDKILGSKEIKALITALGTGVGNSFDLTNLRYHRILIMTDADVDGAHIRTLLLTFFFRYMEPLIENGHLFIAQPPLYRIQVDGKVNWVYSDDERDAVLAGLKGKKPTLQRYKGLGEMNPEQLWETTMNPENRTLLQVTLDDAVTADSTFDMLMGSTVPPRKRFIQTNAKNVRHLDI; encoded by the coding sequence ATGAGCCCTGACGTCAATCCTACCTACACTGCTCAAGATATCCAGGTTCTGGAGGGACTGGAGGCCGTCCGTCGGCGCCCCGGTATGTATGTGGGCAGCACCGATGTCCGGGGCTTGCACCACCTTGTCTTTGAGGTAGTTGACAACTCGATCGATGAGGCCCTGGCTGGCTATTGCGACCACATCACCATCACCATCCACGCCGACCACACGGTCACCGTGGAGGACAATGGCCGTGGCATTCCCGTTGAGATCCACAAGCAGACGGGCAAGTCCGCACTCGAGGTTGTGCATACGGTGCTGCACGCCGGTGGCAAGTTCGGTGGAGGCATCTACAAGGTAGCCAGCGGGCTGCACGGCGTCGGCGTGTCGGCGGTGAACGCCCTGTCCAAGTGGCTTGAGGTTCGGGTCAAGCGCGACGGGCACCTCTACTTTCAACGCTATGAGCACGGTGTTCCGGTCAGCCCCGTCAAAGAGCTTGGTAAGGCCGAGGGGAGCGGCACGACCACCACCTTCCTGCCCGATGAGGACATCATGAAGACGCTGGACTATCACTATGAGACCCTGGCCCAGCGCTTTCGCGAGATGGCCTTTCTCACGCGCGGGCTCACCATCACCCTCAATGACCAGCGCGACGGCGTCGAAAACAGCTATTACTTTGAGGGGGGGCTCACCTCCTTCGTGCGCTACCTCAACCGCAACCGCAAGGTGCTCCACCCGACCTTCCACATCGAGAAGCAGATCAACGGTACGATGGTCGACGTAGCGCTCCAGTACACGGATGGCTACGCCGAGTCTACCTATGCCTTTGCCAACAACATCAATACAGTAGATGGCGGAACCCATCTGACCGGCTTCCGTTCGGCGCTGACCAGGACTCTCAACGACCAGGCCCGCCGGTCCGGCCAGCTCAAGGAGAACGAGGCCAACCTGAGCGGCGAAGACGTGCGCGAGGGGCTCACCGCCATCGTCAGCGTCAAGCTGACCGACCCGCAGTTTGAGAGCCAGACCAAGGGCAAGCTCGGCAACGCCGAGGTGAAGAACCAGGTCGAGTCGGTTGTAACGGAAGGCCTGGCCGCCTGGCTCGAGGAGCATCCCCGCGACGCCAAGGCCGTGGTCGAAAAGGTGCTCACTGCCTCCCGCGCCAGAGAAGCAGCGCGGCACGCCCGCGACCTGGTGATTCGCAAGAGCTCCCTGGAGACACTGACCCTGCCGGGCAAGCTGGCGGACTGCTCGGACACGGATCCCGCCAGATGCGAGCTGTACATCGTCGAAGGCGATTCTGCTGGCGGGTCGGCCAAGCAGGGCCGCGACAGGCGCTTTCAGGCCGTGCTGCCCCTGCGTGGCAAGATCATGAATGTGGAAAAGTCGCGGCTGGACAAGATCCTGGGCAGCAAAGAGATCAAGGCGCTCATCACGGCGCTCGGCACAGGAGTGGGCAACTCGTTCGACCTGACCAACCTGCGCTACCACCGCATCCTGATTATGACCGATGCCGACGTCGATGGCGCGCACATCCGCACGCTCCTGCTCACCTTCTTCTTCCGCTATATGGAGCCGCTGATCGAGAACGGTCACCTCTTTATTGCCCAGCCGCCCCTCTACCGCATTCAGGTCGATGGCAAGGTCAACTGGGTCTACTCCGATGACGAGCGCGACGCGGTGCTGGCGGGGCTCAAGGGCAAAAAGCCAACATTGCAGCGCTACAAGGGCCTGGGCGAGATGAATCCGGAGCAACTGTGGGAAACCACTATGAATCCGGAAAACCGTACGCTGCTGCAGGTGACCCTGGACGATGCAGTCACGGCGGACAGCACCTTTGATATGCTGATGGGCTCTACCGTTCCGCCGCGCAAGCGCTTTATCCAGACGAACGCCAAGAACGTTCGCCACCTGGACATCTAG
- a CDS encoding OsmC-like protein, whose translation MAETVVLKTGPELIPEFLASDHEAAEPELRELHPIHAIHELSPYGLLLAGLAECTAILLHTYARNHNVPLLRVELRMTYARVFATDCQDCDQSQTYTERIGAEVGLVGDLPPAERNKLFLIARHCPVHKILHDGIQTEFVLRQD comes from the coding sequence ATGGCTGAAACCGTTGTGCTCAAGACAGGTCCCGAGCTGATTCCCGAGTTCCTGGCCAGCGACCACGAGGCCGCCGAGCCGGAGCTGCGTGAGCTGCATCCGATACACGCCATTCACGAGCTGTCGCCCTACGGCCTGCTCCTGGCAGGTCTGGCGGAGTGCACTGCAATCCTCCTGCACACCTATGCACGCAACCACAATGTGCCGCTGCTCCGCGTTGAACTGCGCATGACCTATGCGCGCGTGTTTGCCACTGATTGTCAGGACTGTGACCAGAGCCAAACCTACACTGAGCGCATCGGCGCCGAGGTGGGGCTGGTAGGTGATCTGCCTCCGGCGGAGCGCAACAAGCTGTTTCTCATCGCCAGGCACTGCCCGGTGCACAAGATCCTGCACGACGGCATTCAGACCGAGTTTGTCCTCCGCCAGGACTAG